The following coding sequences are from one Rattus norvegicus strain BN/NHsdMcwi chromosome 11, GRCr8, whole genome shotgun sequence window:
- the Or5ac25 gene encoding olfactory receptor Olr1528 — translation MDPLNRTQMTEFVLRGITDRPELQVPLFLVFFLIYVTTMVGNLGLIFLIWKDPHLHTPMYLFLGNLAFADACTSSSVTPKMLMKFLNKNDMISVGECFAQFYFFCFSATTECFLLVAMAYDRYVAICNPLLYLVVMSNRLCIQFITVSYLIGFLHGLLHVGLLFRLTFCSSNVIDHFYCEILPLYTISCTDPSINALVAFIMAIFIQVNTFISIIVSYARVLFAILRTKSERGRRKAFSTCSSHLLSVSLFYGTLFIIYVLSGSDTDNYQGKMYSLFYTIIIPLLNPFIYSLRNKEVIGALRKLTK, via the coding sequence ATGGACCCTCTGAACAGGACCCAGATGACTGAGTTTGTTCTCAGAGGAATAACAGATCGTCCAGAACTGCAAGTCCCCCTGTTCCTGGTGTTCTTCCTCATCTACGTCACCACCATGGTGGGCAACCTTGGCTTAATCTTTCTCATCTGGAAGGACCCCCATCTTCACACACCCATGTACCTTTTCCTTGGAAATTTAGCCTTTGCCGATGCCTGCACCTCATCTTCTGTGACACCAAAGATGcttatgaaatttttaaataagaatgacATGATATCCGTGGGTGAGTGTTTTgcccaattttattttttttgtttcagtGCGACCACAGAATGCTTCCTCCTGGTAgcgatggcctatgaccgctatgtagCCATATGTAACCCTCTGCTCTATCTAGTGGTGATGTCCAACAGACTCTGTATTCAGTTCATAACTGTGTCATATCTAATTGGATTTCTACATGGTTTACTTCATGTAGGATTGTTATTTAGGCTAACCTTTTGTAGTTCCAATGTAATTGATCATTTCTACTGTGAAATCCTCCCACTCTATACAATTTCTTGCACTGACCCATCCATCAATGCATTGGTAGCTTTCATTATGGCTATTTTTATACAAGTGAATACTTTTATAAGTATTATAGTTTCTTATGCCCGTGTCCTCTTTGCCATCCTGAGAACAAAGTCTGAGAGGGGCAGAAGAAAAGCCTTCTCCACTTGCAGTTCCCATctcttgtctgtctctttgtTCTATGGCACTCTCTTCATCATATACGTACTCTCTGGCTCTGACACAGATAATTATCAGGGTAAAATGTATTCACTGTTTTACACCATTATCATTCCTTTGTTGAACCCCTTCATTTACAGCCTAAGAAACAAAGAAGTCATAGGTGCCTTGAGAAAACTCACAAAATGA